AATGCCATTGGTTATGATGAATTTTGGGTTCCTCAAAATATTGGACACAGCCTCTATATGGGGACAGAGCAGACTTTAAAATTGAACTTATCGGATGAATTTACCATTTCTTTAAATTACCTCTTTAACCAAACATATGATATTTCAGCACCCAACACCATCGAAGATGGGATAGAAGTGCCTAATGTTCGTAAACATACGGCAAAAGGTTCAGTCAGTTATGAAAAGGGAATTGTACAAGCCATTTTAGAGGGACAACTTTTAGGAAAGACAGACTCTCTTGAAACTGCATTTGTAGCTAACTTGGTAGTGAATCTACAGCTTCTGGAAAACTTAAGAACCTATGTTGCAATCGATAACCTCTTTAACGCACAGTACCAAACCTACAAAGATTATCCGATGCCCACTTTAAATGTGCGCCTTGGCGGAACTTGGAAGTTCTAAGGGGTAACTATGGCTAACTCTCTGTTTGATTTAATGTTAATTGGGGGGCCGCTTATGTGGCCTCTCTTTGGTCTGATTGTGGTAACTGTTATTGTTTTTTTGGAGAGAGTTTTCTCTTTAATGATTTATTCAAAACGAAAAGTCATCTTAGCAAAAGACAAACTGGAATCTCCGTTGGCTGTTTTAGATTTTATTGTTGTCACTGCTCCAATAATTGGTTTTTTAGGGACGGTTACAGGGATGATTGATGCTTTTAAATCTATCTCAAATGCAACTTCAATAAATATACAAATCGTCGCAGCGGGCCTTTATGAAGCGCTCTATACCACGGCTTTTGGTCTGATTATTTCAGTAACAGCCTCTGCTTTTGCATTTATTTTAGATATAGCTATTTCAAAAATATGCGTAGAAGAAAAATAAACGGAACACAACCCAGCGATATCGCATTTCTCCTTATTCTCTTCTTTTTGGTACTCATAATAACTTCGGTTGAATATTCACTCAATGTTGATACAAACAGCGGCTTGGGAAGTGAGGAAAAGGGGGAAATCTTTAACCTCACTCTCTCATCGAAAGGCCTTTTTGCCGAAAATAAAAAAATAGACGAAGTTACTCTGAACTCTCTGTTAAAAACAGGCCAAAAGACCAATTTAACGGTTGAAGGGAGTGTTCCTTGGCAAGATGTCGTCTCTGTTTTAAGTGTTTTAAACAGAAAAGAGATTTCTGTGAATTTGAGGCAAATGTGATGAAAAGGAGAAAAAACAATTTCAATAGTTCAATGAGTGATATTGCTTTTTTACTTCTCCTTTTTTTCTTAATAATTTTGATAGCCTCACCGCAACTATTTGAAAACTCAAATCTTCCCCAATCAAGTCAGGGGGAAAAAGCTTCTATAGAGGGACATTCTCTTTTCATTGATAAAGAGGGAACTCTTTATCTCGATAAAGCCCAAATAAATTTTGAAGAGATTCCATTGAGTGAAAAAATAGCTGTCTATAGTGATAAAACAACACCCTTTGAGGTAATTTTCCCCCTAATAAATTACTTAAAACAAAACTCAGTTACTACTATTCAGCTTTTAGTGAGGCAGGCCAATGAGTAATTTGGGAAAGATTGTTTTAAGTTTTTTTGTGATTGCCTTGGCTGTCAGTTCTCTTTTTATCCCCTTACCAAAAGAAGTTTCCAAAGATGCCCCCATTCCCCAGTCAATAAGAGCCACCCTCTTCTTTGAGGAAGAAAACATTACGATTGATGAAGAAAACACCGAAGGTAAAGAACCTTTAGAAGAGCAACCCTTCTATGAAAGAGAATTAAAGCCTGTTCCCGTATTAAAAAGCATCCCCTTACCGCAAACTCTTTTAGTCCCCTTTAGAATTCCTCCAAAACCAGAAACAAAGAACTCTTTTATCCCCTTGGAACAGTTCATTGAAGTTGATGAAGCAACTCAACCACCTCGGTTTGATTACGAGGTAATAAAAGAGAGGATTAAGTATCCCACTGTAGCAAAACGCCAAAACAGAGAAGGCAGAGCGGTAGTACGTCTTTATATTGCTACTGACGGGAAAATTGTCAAAGCAATTATAGAGCAAGAGAGTTCTTCTGATTTTGGCCAGGCTGCACTTAACGCTTTTAGCGAGCTGACTGTTGAGCCTGCACTTCTTAAAGGAGTGCCGGTCGCAGTGACTCTTCTTTTTCCCATAAACTTCACATTGAACTGAACTGTTGGGAATTTCCCAATAGTTGCTTTTTTGTTTTACTTTCATCTAATCCAGTCCTTAAAGTTTTGCAAATTTCTTCTGAGTTGCGTTGAAAACAATCTTTTTTAGGCTACCCGTAGTGCCTCATAACTAAATCTACTCGAAAGGCCCTGATGCTTCATAACTAAAAATCTACCCGAAGGCCTGATTGAATAGTTGCTCAGAGGCTTTGTACTTATTATTATGAACCCTCAGTAAATTAGCAACAGCTTTGTCCAATTCTCTTTTTAGTTGTATAGGGTTAGTTAACTGACGTCTTCTTTTAAGTTCTTCTTTAACTGAAGAACAGACCTCCTGTTTTTCTAATATACGCAAATAAGGTGTTTTTGGTTTGTCGTATAGTTTTTTAAACCTGCCGTTTTCCAATCTCTTTTTGCCACTGATTTTAATAGTAGGATACCAATAGTTTCTTAAAGGACACAGATGCTTGTAAACCTCTTGTAGGGCTTCAAATTCCTCTTGAGTATCAAAGCGGTAATAGCCAACAACTCTTCTAACCATGTCCCCATTTTTCTGCTCTACAAAACAGTTGTCATTTTTCCTGTATGGGCGAGATCGGGTAAAAGTAATCTTATTTTCTGTACACCATTGTAAAAGTTGATGATTAATAAACTCTCCTCCGTTATCTGAATCTATCCCCAGTAGCTCAAAGGCCAAAGATTCTTTAACCTCTATTATTCTTTCTTTAACCCACCGATGTGCTTTGTTTTTAAGGGCTCTAGTTTCAGTCCAACCACTATAGACATCTGTAACAGTTAAGGTCTGACAAAATTCACCGCTACTATCGGGCCCACAATGACTTACAGTATCTAATTCAAAAAACCCCACCTTCATTTCATCCCAACTAAAAAACACTCTTATTGGAATCTGGTTTTTTAGTAATGATCCCGATTTTGTTAATGATTTACCTCTAAGTTCTAACTTTTTCTTCTCATCTTTTAAACTACGATCTATTGTTGATGCACTAATCTTTAGAAGTTTTTCTACTACTATTGTATCAAGGGCAAAAGCACCATCACTTTCTAAGAATGACATCATTGAATGAAGCATTGGTTGAAATAATTTGCCACAAGGGTAATCTAAAAATTCCCAAATCTCTTTTAACTTCTCTATTACAGTCTCATCATAAACCTTAGGCCTACCGCCACAGTTTCTAATACAGCTCTGCTTTGCTTTTAATCTGATTGGTTTATTCTTTATTCTTACATAAGTTGATCTGCCCTCATTACAAAGCACATGAGCAGCGTAGTTGCGATTGTAGCCGGTGTAACTGACAAATTCATCTAAGATTTTACCCTT
The window above is part of the Bacteroidia bacterium genome. Proteins encoded here:
- a CDS encoding DDE-type integrase/transposase/recombinase translates to KGKILDEFVSYTGYNRNYAAHVLCNEGRSTYVRIKNKPIRLKAKQSCIRNCGGRPKVYDETVIEKLKEIWEFLDYPCGKLFQPMLHSMMSFLESDGAFALDTIVVEKLLKISASTIDRSLKDEKKKLELRGKSLTKSGSLLKNQIPIRVFFSWDEMKVGFFELDTVSHCGPDSSGEFCQTLTVTDVYSGWTETRALKNKAHRWVKERIIEVKESLAFELLGIDSDNGGEFINHQLLQWCTENKITFTRSRPYRKNDNCFVEQKNGDMVRRVVGYYRFDTQEEFEALQEVYKHLCPLRNYWYPTIKISGKKRLENGRFKKLYDKPKTPYLRILEKQEVCSSVKEELKRRRQLTNPIQLKRELDKAVANLLRVHNNKYKASEQLFNQAFG
- a CDS encoding TonB family protein — protein: MSNLGKIVLSFFVIALAVSSLFIPLPKEVSKDAPIPQSIRATLFFEEENITIDEENTEGKEPLEEQPFYERELKPVPVLKSIPLPQTLLVPFRIPPKPETKNSFIPLEQFIEVDEATQPPRFDYEVIKERIKYPTVAKRQNREGRAVVRLYIATDGKIVKAIIEQESSSDFGQAALNAFSELTVEPALLKGVPVAVTLLFPINFTLN
- a CDS encoding MotA/TolQ/ExbB proton channel family protein, which encodes MANSLFDLMLIGGPLMWPLFGLIVVTVIVFLERVFSLMIYSKRKVILAKDKLESPLAVLDFIVVTAPIIGFLGTVTGMIDAFKSISNATSINIQIVAAGLYEALYTTAFGLIISVTASAFAFILDIAISKICVEEK
- a CDS encoding biopolymer transporter ExbD; translated protein: MSDIAFLLLLFFLIILIASPQLFENSNLPQSSQGEKASIEGHSLFIDKEGTLYLDKAQINFEEIPLSEKIAVYSDKTTPFEVIFPLINYLKQNSVTTIQLLVRQANE